CGGCGGGCGACGCGGACGAAGCATGAATGAGGGCCGCGCGCCCTGGGGCAGTGCGGGACCGAGCCGATGACTCGCGTCCACGCCTCAGTCTACGGGACCGCGCGACCCCCGACGTGACGGATGCCCACCCGCCCCGCGTCGCGTGGCCGCGGCGACCGGGCGCCCCGGCGTGGTACACCCTACGCGTCCCGCCGGCTCGACGCGGTGGCGACCCCCGAACCTGGTCAGGCCGGAAGGAGCAGCCATAAGGGGTGATCGTCAGGCGCCGTCGACCCCCGGCGGGACGTTTCGTGCCGGCCCGCGCCGCACGCCCCTCACCCCGCGGTGGGCGCCCCGACCTCCACCCCGTCCAGGTCCGCCCGCAGGGCCGCCAGCAGGCCGTCGGTCGCGGCATCCAGTAGCGCGACGACGTCCGCGAAGCCGTCCGGCCCCCCGAAGTAGGGGTCGGGCACGTCGCCGTCCGCGGGCCCCTCGACCCCCGCCGGCAGGAAATCCAGCATGCGGACCGCCCGCCCGGGCGCCATCGCCTCGAGCGCCGCGAGGTTCGCGCCGTCCATCGCGACGACGAATGCGAAGGCGTCCAGGTCCTCCGGGCGCACCTGGCGCGCACGGAGCGGCGACAGGTCCACCCCGACCTCCAACGCCGCGGCGCGCATGCGGGGGTCCGGCGGCTCGCCGACGTGCCAATCGCCGGTCCCCGCGGAGTCGACCCGGACGCGGTCGGCGAGGCCGGCCGCGTCGAGCTTCGCGCGGAACATCCCCTCCGCCGTCGGGCTGCGGCAGATGTTGCCGAGGCACACGAACAGGACCGACGTCGTCGCCCCGCTCATCCCTTGATCCCCGGCCGCGCACGGAACACGCGCGAGACGTCCTGGATGCGGCCCAACATCTCCTTCAGGAACTCGATCTCGTTCTGGTCGCGCACGTCGACGCGGATGTGGATGCGCGCCTCGGTGGCGGACTGCACGTCCGCACTCACCCGCGTCGCGGACTTGCTCATGCCCGCCAGGACGTCCAGCACGTCCTTGAGGAGGGCGGGGCGGTCGATGCCAATGATCTCCAGGTCGATCGGGAACACCTCGCCCGACGGGAGGTCCCACGTGACGTTCACGAACCGCTCCGGTTCGGCGTGCACCAGGTGCCGGACGTTCGGGCAGTCCACCCGGTGGACGCTGACCCCCCGCCCGCGGGTGATGTACCCCACGACGTCGTCGCCGCGAACGGGGCTGCAGCACTGCGCCAGGTTGGCGGGCGCGTCGAGGCCGTCGACGAACACCCCGCCGATGCTCTTGCGCGGCGCCTCCACCGTCTTGACGCTCTTCTCCCGCTGCCCCGCCGTCTCCGGCGCGAGGACCTCCACCGCCTGGCGGGGGTGAAGCCGCCGGTTCGCGAGCGCGAGGTACAGGTCGTCCGGCGACTCGCTCGCGAGGAGTTCGCGGGTGGCGTGCTCCAACTTCGCGCGGGTCGTGAGGTTCGCCACCGACAGGTTCTTGCGCCGCAGCGCCCGCTCGAGCGCCCGCTTGCCGGTCTCGAGCTTCTCGGTCCGTTCGCGCGCCCGGAACCAGTGCCGGATCTTCTGCTTCGCGCTGCGCGTGACCGTCAGGTTCAACCAGTCCTGGCTCGGGCCGTAGGTACTGCTGCGGTTCGTGAGGACCTCGACCCGGTCGCCGGTCGCGAGCGGGTGCCCGAGCGGCACGATGTCGCCGTTGACGCGCGCCCCGATGCAGCGGTGGCCGACCTCGGTGTGCACCTGGTACGCGAAATCGATGGGGGTGCTGCCGCGCGGCAGGTTCAGGACGTCCCCCGCCGGCGTGAACACCAACACCCGCTCGCCGAGCACGTCGTGCTTGACGGCGTCGACGAACGCGCCGGCGTCGTCGGCGTCGGCGTCGGCCTCGAGCAGCTGCTGCATCCACGTCAGGCGCTTGCGGACCTCCTCGCCGTCCTCGATGCCCTGCTTGTACGCCCAGTGGGCGGCAACGCCGTACTCGGCGATCTCGTGCATGCCGCGCGTCCGGATCTGCACCTCGATCGGGTGCCCGAGCGACCCGACGACGGTCGTGTGGAGGCTCTGGTAGCCGTTGGGTTTCGGCACCGCGACGTAGTCCTTGAAGCGCCCCGGGATCGGCGTCCAGAGGGAATGCACGATCCCCAGCGCGCGGTAGCAGACCGCCTTCTCCGCCTCCTCCCCCACCAGCTCGGTCTTCGAGCGCATCGGGTCGATGACCGCGCGGATGGC
The DNA window shown above is from Trueperaceae bacterium and carries:
- a CDS encoding low molecular weight protein-tyrosine-phosphatase, producing MSGATTSVLFVCLGNICRSPTAEGMFRAKLDAAGLADRVRVDSAGTGDWHVGEPPDPRMRAAALEVGVDLSPLRARQVRPEDLDAFAFVVAMDGANLAALEAMAPGRAVRMLDFLPAGVEGPADGDVPDPYFGGPDGFADVVALLDAATDGLLAALRADLDGVEVGAPTAG
- a CDS encoding bifunctional (p)ppGpp synthetase/guanosine-3',5'-bis(diphosphate) 3'-pyrophosphohydrolase encodes the protein MIDVAGDRLDAKLDYLDGAGLARVRDAYAVAERAHAGVLRKSGEPYITHPVAVAGLLADMHLDADALCAGLLHDTVEDTEVTFDDVEARFGVTVRRIVEGETKISKLAVRVYADEQSENLRQMLLSMVSDVRVILVKLADRLHNMRTLEAMPPHKQQRIAKETLEIFAPLAHRLGISHIKNELEDLAFRYLEPERYRQLARQVRMRTEEREAIVASAIATFEARLAEEGLAFEVSGRSKHLYSIHRKMHRDNKGLEQIFDLTAIRAVIDPMRSKTELVGEEAEKAVCYRALGIVHSLWTPIPGRFKDYVAVPKPNGYQSLHTTVVGSLGHPIEVQIRTRGMHEIAEYGVAAHWAYKQGIEDGEEVRKRLTWMQQLLEADADADDAGAFVDAVKHDVLGERVLVFTPAGDVLNLPRGSTPIDFAYQVHTEVGHRCIGARVNGDIVPLGHPLATGDRVEVLTNRSSTYGPSQDWLNLTVTRSAKQKIRHWFRARERTEKLETGKRALERALRRKNLSVANLTTRAKLEHATRELLASESPDDLYLALANRRLHPRQAVEVLAPETAGQREKSVKTVEAPRKSIGGVFVDGLDAPANLAQCCSPVRGDDVVGYITRGRGVSVHRVDCPNVRHLVHAEPERFVNVTWDLPSGEVFPIDLEIIGIDRPALLKDVLDVLAGMSKSATRVSADVQSATEARIHIRVDVRDQNEIEFLKEMLGRIQDVSRVFRARPGIKG